In Maridesulfovibrio sp., the following proteins share a genomic window:
- a CDS encoding NAD(P)H-dependent glycerol-3-phosphate dehydrogenase yields the protein MKIAVIGAGAWGTTLANTLAKKGLDTHLWVREKELSDEINSTGYNSVFLPDFKLSENLKTSSDAGKVITGADYYILVVPSQFLRSALIEMKQFFPQNPAVICASKGIELKSGAPMSQVVNEALDGLNPRFAHLSGPTFAYELSSELPTSIVLGCEDDKLAAEVQELFSTSYLRIYTNPDYRGVEIGGAIKNIMAIAAGMADGLKFGHNTRAALITRGIAEMSRLGEAMGAQPSTFMGLSGMGDLVLTCTGDLSRNRQVGLKLGQGLKLSEILKMRMVAEGVKTTESVHFLAQKLGVELPITEQVYKILYEDKDPATAVCDLMNRDLKAE from the coding sequence ATGAAAATTGCAGTAATCGGAGCTGGAGCATGGGGAACCACCCTTGCAAACACCCTTGCCAAAAAAGGACTTGATACCCACCTCTGGGTCCGTGAAAAAGAACTTAGTGATGAGATAAACAGCACCGGATACAACAGCGTATTTCTGCCTGATTTCAAACTTTCCGAAAATCTAAAAACCAGCAGTGATGCCGGGAAAGTGATTACCGGCGCAGACTATTATATTCTTGTCGTGCCCAGCCAGTTCCTGCGAAGCGCACTGATTGAAATGAAGCAGTTTTTCCCGCAGAATCCTGCGGTAATATGCGCCAGCAAAGGCATCGAGCTTAAATCAGGTGCTCCAATGTCTCAGGTAGTCAATGAAGCCCTGGACGGCTTAAATCCAAGATTCGCACACCTTTCCGGACCCACTTTCGCATATGAGCTCAGCTCGGAATTACCCACATCCATCGTGCTTGGCTGTGAAGACGATAAACTTGCCGCTGAAGTTCAAGAACTTTTCTCTACATCATATTTGAGAATCTACACCAACCCTGATTACCGGGGAGTAGAGATCGGCGGTGCTATCAAAAATATTATGGCCATTGCCGCAGGTATGGCCGACGGTTTGAAATTCGGGCATAATACCCGGGCAGCCCTGATCACACGTGGTATTGCCGAAATGAGCAGACTGGGGGAAGCCATGGGGGCACAACCGTCCACCTTCATGGGTCTTTCAGGCATGGGAGACCTTGTTTTGACCTGCACCGGGGATCTTTCCCGTAACAGGCAGGTGGGACTTAAGCTGGGGCAGGGATTAAAACTCAGTGAAATACTGAAAATGCGCATGGTGGCCGAAGGTGTTAAAACAACTGAATCAGTTCACTTTCTGGCTCAGAAACTAGGTGTGGAACTGCCCATAACCGAACAGGTCTACAAAATACTGTATGAAGACAAAGACCCTGCGACTGCGGTTTGCGACCTTATGAACCGTGACCTCAAGGCGGAATAA
- a CDS encoding OadG family protein: MQQMLFSWDNVAAGSGVSLSITGMSIVFVALILVSLYIALLPKIAAFCNKIIPPSAHHSGPVANAPAPVIKSGPSEAEIVAAAVAYLHKNKG, encoded by the coding sequence ATGCAACAGATGCTGTTCAGCTGGGACAACGTGGCCGCAGGTAGTGGCGTATCACTCTCAATCACAGGTATGAGCATTGTGTTCGTAGCCTTGATTCTGGTGAGTCTTTATATTGCGCTGCTGCCCAAGATTGCCGCGTTCTGCAATAAGATAATTCCGCCCTCAGCCCACCACAGCGGGCCGGTGGCCAATGCTCCTGCTCCTGTGATCAAATCCGGTCCTTCAGAAGCTGAGATTGTAGCTGCCGCAGTGGCGTATCTGCATAAAAACAAGGGCTAG
- a CDS encoding long-chain fatty acid--CoA ligase, with translation MEIKRPWLDHYDPEVPKTIDFVYRPLFEYLDLTAEKWPKRKAIEFQNWSITYGKLQREVEIMAANLRKLGIEPGDRVAVMLPNTPQMIMTYFAILKAGGVVTLTNPLYMETEIVHQLNDSGAKMLITIDLLWSKVEKLRDKLPVRKYLVTRICDTLKFPLNLLYKLKSWREKSIPGIPYNGSSILKWESLRTGKERFSAPNIRPEDTALLQYTGGTTGLSKGCNITHANLGANIQQAHAMLSHLGDEREIVLGILPYFHIYGLTVCLNFPTMLGATMVPFPRYVPLDVLKTMHKLKPTLFPGAPALYISLLQQKELDKYDVKSVNYCLSGSSPMPVEGIKQFKEVFGATIVEGFGLTEASPLTHLNPLRGKKKPGSIGMPVPSTDAAIVDMEVGSVHLPPGKMGELIIRGPQVMKGYYNKPDETAGTLRNGWLYTGDIAYMDEEGYFYIVDRKKDMIISSGYNIYPREVDEVLYKHPKIQEAVTVGLPHKTRGEIIKVYIVLKDGQSMDRAEVIGYCREKLAGYKVPRKVEFRKSLPKTMVGKVLRRALREEEEKKRQK, from the coding sequence GTGGAGATTAAACGCCCGTGGCTGGATCATTACGATCCGGAGGTGCCTAAAACTATTGATTTCGTATACCGCCCGCTGTTCGAGTATCTGGACCTGACAGCTGAAAAATGGCCCAAGCGTAAAGCCATTGAATTCCAAAACTGGTCAATTACTTACGGCAAATTGCAGCGCGAAGTGGAAATTATGGCCGCAAATCTGCGCAAATTGGGCATTGAGCCGGGTGACCGTGTCGCGGTCATGCTACCCAATACACCGCAGATGATTATGACCTACTTTGCCATTCTCAAGGCAGGTGGGGTAGTTACCCTGACCAACCCGCTGTACATGGAAACCGAAATAGTTCATCAGCTCAATGATTCCGGTGCTAAAATGCTGATCACCATAGACCTGCTCTGGTCCAAGGTGGAAAAATTGCGCGACAAGCTTCCGGTACGCAAATATCTGGTCACCAGAATTTGTGACACTCTAAAATTTCCACTCAACTTACTCTACAAGCTGAAATCATGGCGGGAAAAAAGCATCCCCGGTATTCCCTACAATGGCTCCTCAATACTGAAATGGGAAAGCCTGCGTACAGGCAAAGAGAGGTTCAGCGCACCTAATATCCGCCCTGAAGATACAGCATTACTGCAATATACAGGTGGGACCACAGGTCTTTCCAAAGGCTGCAACATTACGCACGCCAACCTGGGAGCAAACATACAGCAGGCTCACGCCATGCTTAGCCACCTGGGCGATGAAAGAGAAATTGTGCTGGGAATCCTGCCATACTTTCATATTTACGGACTTACCGTCTGTCTTAACTTTCCCACAATGCTGGGCGCAACCATGGTTCCGTTCCCGCGCTACGTCCCGCTTGATGTCCTTAAAACCATGCACAAACTGAAGCCGACTCTCTTTCCCGGAGCACCGGCTCTTTATATCTCTCTGCTCCAGCAAAAAGAGCTGGATAAATACGATGTTAAATCCGTAAATTACTGTCTTTCTGGTTCCTCCCCCATGCCGGTTGAAGGAATCAAACAGTTTAAAGAAGTTTTCGGGGCAACCATTGTAGAAGGCTTCGGCCTTACCGAAGCCTCGCCTTTGACCCACCTCAACCCCCTGAGGGGCAAGAAAAAACCCGGTTCTATAGGCATGCCTGTTCCATCTACGGATGCCGCAATTGTTGACATGGAAGTGGGAAGTGTTCACCTTCCGCCCGGGAAAATGGGTGAACTGATTATCCGTGGGCCGCAGGTTATGAAAGGCTACTACAACAAACCTGATGAAACAGCTGGTACACTGCGTAACGGCTGGCTATACACCGGTGATATTGCCTACATGGATGAGGAAGGATATTTCTACATTGTAGACCGCAAAAAGGATATGATCATTTCCAGCGGGTACAACATCTACCCGCGCGAGGTGGATGAAGTTCTCTACAAGCACCCCAAGATTCAGGAAGCGGTAACCGTGGGCCTGCCCCACAAAACACGTGGTGAAATCATCAAAGTCTACATTGTGCTCAAAGATGGTCAATCCATGGACCGGGCTGAAGTTATCGGCTACTGCCGCGAAAAGCTCGCCGGATACAAGGTTCCCCGCAAGGTTGAATTCCGTAAATCACTTCCCAAAACTATGGTCGGGAAGGTGCTGCGCCGCGCTCTGCGTGAAGAGGAAGAGAAGAAAAGACAGAAATAA
- a CDS encoding HU family DNA-binding protein: MSKTVLVKKIREKLELSAKDASAALEGVLSAIEDGLKEEGNVTLTGFGTFKTVERSARTGRNPQTGEAIQIPASRGVKFTPGKFLKDAVK, encoded by the coding sequence ATGAGTAAAACTGTTCTTGTTAAGAAAATCCGGGAAAAACTGGAACTGAGTGCAAAAGATGCATCCGCCGCTCTTGAAGGCGTTCTCAGTGCTATCGAAGACGGCCTTAAAGAAGAAGGTAATGTTACCCTTACAGGTTTTGGTACATTCAAGACCGTAGAACGCTCCGCACGCACCGGACGCAATCCCCAGACTGGCGAAGCAATCCAGATTCCCGCTTCCCGTGGCGTAAAATTTACCCCCGGAAAATTTCTTAAGGACGCAGTTAAATAA
- the cbiM gene encoding cobalt transporter CbiM yields the protein MHISEGVLSLPVLITGAVVTATGTIIGLKKMDSEKLISVALLSSVFFVASLIHIPIGPSSAHLIMSGLMGLLLGWAAFPAILTGLLLQAVLFQYGGLTVIGVNTATMALPAVACQYMFRPMLNKNALNMSIGAFLCGSLSVAFSAILTALALSFTDESFISAAQMIVYGHIPIMIIEGFICASAYGFLQKVRPEMLLATQDT from the coding sequence ATGCACATATCTGAAGGAGTTCTCTCCCTGCCCGTACTTATAACGGGAGCAGTTGTAACGGCAACAGGAACCATCATCGGTCTAAAAAAAATGGACTCGGAAAAGCTCATTTCCGTCGCCCTTCTGTCTTCAGTTTTTTTCGTTGCTTCGCTGATTCATATCCCAATAGGTCCTTCAAGTGCGCACTTGATTATGAGCGGACTTATGGGGCTATTGCTCGGCTGGGCAGCATTTCCGGCCATCCTGACCGGTCTGCTTTTACAGGCTGTACTTTTCCAATATGGCGGGCTGACAGTTATTGGTGTTAATACCGCGACCATGGCCCTTCCGGCTGTGGCATGCCAGTACATGTTCCGGCCGATGCTTAACAAAAATGCTCTGAACATGAGCATAGGAGCCTTTCTTTGCGGTTCCTTATCAGTCGCTTTTTCTGCAATCCTGACCGCTCTGGCCCTTTCATTCACAGATGAAAGCTTTATTTCTGCAGCTCAGATGATTGTTTACGGACACATCCCCATCATGATTATTGAAGGTTTCATATGTGCATCTGCTTATGGCTTTCTGCAAAAAGTACGACCTGAAATGCTGCTTGCAACGCAAGACACCTGA
- a CDS encoding membrane lipoprotein lipid attachment site-containing protein: MKKIILITTALMMLGGCASWHNPDISDPAKEKEVFKRDSEFCDKLDNQNVPVGAQTDGEPPEPTTYEAEFSENYTYESTFEKCMKERGWIKK; this comes from the coding sequence ATGAAAAAGATCATTTTAATAACTACGGCCCTGATGATGCTTGGCGGATGCGCTTCCTGGCATAACCCGGATATCAGCGACCCTGCCAAGGAAAAGGAAGTCTTTAAGCGTGACAGCGAATTCTGCGATAAATTAGACAACCAGAATGTTCCTGTTGGTGCGCAAACTGATGGCGAGCCCCCGGAACCAACGACCTATGAGGCTGAGTTTTCAGAGAACTATACCTATGAGTCAACATTCGAGAAATGCATGAAAGAACGCGGTTGGATTAAAAAATAA
- a CDS encoding biotin/lipoyl-containing protein, with the protein MAKKKIRFMCTAFRDGFQSVYGARVKTDDFLPAVEATKEAGVNWFEAGGGARFQALYFYSNECAFEMMDRFRETAGPDADLQTLARGVNVVGLESQPSDVIKAHADLFAKHGITTIRNFDALNDVNNLIYSGQCIADAGLKHQVVVSMMELPPGCSGAHDAAFYEKTLRQILDADIPFDSVCFKDASGTSTPAKVYETIKAAKKMLPEDVLLHFHTHETAGIGGLCYHSAIEAGADAIDLSMAPASGGTCQTDIVTMWHILRGTDYTIDVDIDKIIKAEDVFRDCMKDYFLPPEATQVDPMIPFSPMPGGALTANTQMLRDNGLMDKYPEIIRAMSEVVRKGGFGTSVTPVSQFYFQQAFNNVMFGPWKKFADGYGKMVLGYFGKTPVEPDPEIVKLASEQMGLEPTKKTPLEINDADPSKGLGPAREICEKEGFELTDENIFIIATCKDKGVSYLKGEARIGIRYKKDVEAEQLKKLGATVGGGSDSGPVHVTVDGKSYTVNVDGSTATINGKSFNVGIGEAPAGGAAAPAAGTTEPISAPMPGLIIRLAVEPGTQVQEGQTLVVMEAMKMEMEVKAHKAGTVNSFSVTAGDQVQQGQPLAQMTV; encoded by the coding sequence GTGGCCAAAAAGAAGATTAGGTTCATGTGTACTGCCTTTCGTGACGGATTTCAGTCCGTGTACGGAGCCAGGGTAAAAACTGATGATTTTCTGCCTGCTGTAGAAGCAACAAAAGAAGCAGGAGTTAATTGGTTTGAAGCTGGCGGTGGCGCACGGTTCCAGGCTCTTTATTTCTATTCCAATGAATGTGCTTTTGAAATGATGGACAGGTTCAGGGAAACAGCAGGTCCCGATGCCGATCTCCAGACCCTCGCTCGCGGGGTAAACGTTGTCGGACTTGAATCCCAGCCCAGTGACGTCATCAAAGCTCATGCTGATCTCTTTGCCAAACACGGCATTACCACTATTCGAAACTTCGACGCGCTCAACGACGTCAATAACCTGATCTACAGCGGCCAGTGTATTGCTGACGCCGGCCTCAAACACCAGGTAGTTGTTTCCATGATGGAACTTCCGCCTGGATGCTCCGGCGCCCATGATGCCGCATTTTACGAGAAGACTCTGCGTCAGATTCTTGATGCGGATATTCCTTTTGACTCTGTATGTTTTAAAGATGCATCCGGCACTTCCACTCCGGCGAAGGTCTACGAGACTATTAAAGCCGCCAAGAAGATGCTGCCTGAAGATGTCCTGCTCCACTTTCACACTCATGAGACAGCAGGAATCGGCGGTCTTTGCTACCACTCTGCTATTGAAGCCGGTGCAGACGCGATTGATCTTTCCATGGCCCCTGCTTCCGGCGGTACCTGCCAGACCGACATCGTCACCATGTGGCATATCCTGCGCGGTACTGATTACACCATTGATGTCGACATCGATAAAATCATCAAAGCTGAAGATGTGTTCCGCGATTGCATGAAGGATTACTTCCTGCCGCCCGAAGCAACTCAGGTTGATCCTATGATCCCCTTCAGCCCCATGCCCGGCGGCGCACTGACTGCAAATACCCAGATGCTCCGCGATAACGGCCTCATGGATAAATATCCCGAAATCATCCGTGCCATGAGTGAAGTTGTGCGCAAGGGTGGATTCGGTACTTCCGTTACCCCCGTTTCTCAGTTCTACTTCCAGCAGGCATTCAATAACGTTATGTTTGGCCCATGGAAGAAGTTTGCCGACGGTTACGGCAAAATGGTTCTGGGTTATTTCGGTAAAACTCCGGTCGAGCCTGATCCGGAAATCGTCAAGCTTGCTTCAGAGCAGATGGGTCTTGAACCTACTAAGAAGACCCCGCTTGAAATCAATGATGCTGATCCTTCCAAAGGTCTTGGACCCGCACGTGAAATCTGCGAAAAAGAAGGTTTCGAGCTTACCGATGAAAACATCTTCATCATTGCCACCTGTAAAGATAAAGGTGTCAGCTACCTTAAAGGTGAAGCCCGTATCGGTATCCGTTACAAGAAGGATGTTGAAGCCGAGCAGCTTAAAAAGCTTGGTGCCACGGTTGGCGGAGGCAGTGATTCCGGTCCTGTGCACGTTACAGTGGACGGCAAGTCCTACACCGTTAATGTGGACGGTTCCACCGCGACCATCAATGGTAAGTCCTTTAACGTCGGTATTGGCGAAGCGCCTGCCGGTGGTGCGGCTGCTCCGGCTGCAGGAACTACCGAACCTATATCCGCTCCCATGCCCGGCCTGATCATCAGACTGGCAGTCGAGCCGGGAACACAGGTTCAGGAAGGACAGACCCTCGTTGTAATGGAAGCCATGAAGATGGAAATGGAAGTTAAGGCGCACAAGGCCGGTACTGTGAACTCGTTTTCGGTTACTGCCGGGGATCAGGTTCAGCAGGGTCAGCCCCTTGCCCAGATGACCGTTTAA
- a CDS encoding MATE family efflux transporter, translated as MKSLWSEPFGYKHVLNISMPLAVSMASTTIMQVTDRIFLGHYSMEAIAAALPAGILSFLFISFFMGVASYINVFIAQYTGAAKPERVASSLWQGIYFSIGSWLILVVMGFWLTPLLKSGGHPPEVLVLEIQYFRILMLGAGLPVLDTALSGFFAGRGLTRTVMVVNMIGAAVNIPLDYALINGIWIFPELGIRGAGIATISAMAVIVSIYIPLIFNSENEKKFRIRSNFHFEPVLFKRFIKFGMSNGVQFFLDIFAITFFVYMVGRLGTVILAASNIVLSIDGVSFFPAYGIAVGVSTLVGQAIGQGRPDYARRATKCAFHITTIWMLFMGIIYLVIPEVLLDLFRPDNITDIQFMDLLDYGTHFLLFTAAYILFDGMALVYSGALKGAGDIVFVMKSVGLCCVVVMVIPCYVGVEIYPSGPYFLWSIFTLYVIILSAAFYYRFRTGKWESMKVIE; from the coding sequence ATGAAAAGTTTATGGAGCGAGCCCTTCGGGTATAAGCATGTTTTGAATATAAGCATGCCCCTTGCAGTGAGCATGGCTTCCACCACTATAATGCAGGTAACTGACCGGATTTTTCTCGGTCATTACTCAATGGAAGCTATTGCTGCTGCATTGCCTGCCGGAATCCTTTCATTCCTGTTCATCTCCTTCTTTATGGGAGTGGCCAGTTATATTAATGTATTCATCGCCCAGTATACTGGAGCAGCTAAACCGGAGCGGGTTGCCTCCAGCCTGTGGCAGGGCATTTATTTTTCCATCGGTTCATGGCTGATACTTGTTGTCATGGGGTTCTGGCTGACTCCTCTGCTAAAGAGCGGAGGACATCCACCGGAGGTGCTTGTGTTGGAAATTCAGTACTTCCGTATCCTCATGCTTGGGGCAGGGTTGCCCGTGCTGGATACTGCGCTTTCGGGATTCTTTGCCGGGCGAGGTCTGACCCGTACTGTCATGGTGGTTAATATGATTGGTGCTGCGGTTAATATCCCTCTTGATTACGCCTTAATCAACGGAATCTGGATCTTTCCGGAACTGGGGATTCGCGGGGCGGGTATTGCAACCATTTCAGCTATGGCAGTGATTGTATCAATTTATATTCCGCTGATTTTCAACAGCGAAAATGAAAAAAAATTTAGAATTCGGAGTAATTTTCATTTTGAACCAGTGCTTTTCAAGCGCTTTATCAAGTTTGGAATGTCCAACGGCGTGCAGTTTTTTCTCGATATTTTTGCAATCACTTTTTTTGTCTATATGGTTGGTCGATTGGGAACTGTTATTCTGGCAGCCAGTAATATTGTGCTTTCCATTGACGGGGTTTCTTTTTTTCCGGCCTATGGAATTGCAGTCGGTGTCAGCACATTAGTGGGGCAGGCCATCGGTCAGGGACGGCCTGATTACGCACGGCGGGCAACCAAGTGCGCTTTCCATATTACTACCATCTGGATGCTGTTTATGGGCATTATCTATCTGGTCATACCTGAAGTGCTTCTTGACCTGTTTCGCCCGGACAACATAACCGACATTCAGTTCATGGACTTACTTGATTATGGTACACACTTCCTGCTTTTTACCGCAGCCTATATCCTATTTGACGGAATGGCGCTGGTTTATTCCGGGGCTTTAAAGGGAGCCGGAGATATAGTGTTCGTAATGAAAAGTGTAGGACTCTGCTGCGTAGTAGTCATGGTTATTCCCTGCTATGTAGGCGTAGAGATTTATCCTTCCGGTCCCTATTTTTTGTGGTCGATATTCACGCTGTATGTGATTATTTTGAGCGCCGCCTTTTATTACCGTTTCAGAACCGGGAAATGGGAATCCATGAAGGTCATCGAATAA
- a CDS encoding chemotaxis protein → MRDNEILLDAGTNEFEIIEFFIDDLEGRENDRDYFGINVAKVLEVVEAPGGLEAGEGAPHPSYLGTMSLRDIILPVIDLAVWLDIERKASENELIVVTEINNVITGFLVTGVTQIHRIGWGDLKTPNKYIADMDTNCITGTVHLDERFVLMIDLERILGELDPEMAERSDGKIYSAPEQLRAVLVDDSVSVRTLLNKNFEAANFDVKVYSNGKEAWDALCEMNTEAKENGGAITDVLDIVISDIEMPQMDGYTLTKNIKDHSELSKLPVILFSSLITKGLYHKGEAVKADDQVTKPEFNELTGRAIALIEKYRNSGISI, encoded by the coding sequence ATGCGTGATAATGAAATTTTACTTGATGCGGGAACAAACGAGTTCGAGATTATAGAGTTTTTTATTGATGATCTCGAAGGCAGAGAAAACGATCGAGATTACTTTGGCATAAACGTGGCCAAGGTTCTCGAAGTTGTGGAAGCTCCCGGCGGTCTGGAAGCGGGAGAGGGCGCTCCTCATCCCAGCTATCTGGGAACCATGTCACTTCGTGATATAATTCTACCCGTGATTGATCTCGCAGTCTGGTTGGATATTGAGCGCAAAGCATCTGAAAACGAACTTATCGTCGTTACTGAGATCAATAATGTGATTACCGGGTTTCTTGTCACCGGCGTTACCCAGATTCACAGGATAGGCTGGGGAGACCTGAAGACTCCCAATAAATATATTGCGGATATGGATACCAATTGCATTACCGGAACAGTTCATCTTGATGAACGGTTTGTATTGATGATTGATCTTGAACGTATCCTCGGCGAGCTTGATCCTGAAATGGCAGAAAGAAGTGATGGAAAGATCTATTCCGCACCGGAACAATTAAGAGCCGTACTTGTGGATGATTCTGTTTCTGTGCGAACCCTGCTCAATAAAAATTTCGAAGCCGCAAATTTTGATGTGAAAGTTTATAGCAATGGAAAGGAAGCATGGGATGCCCTGTGTGAAATGAACACCGAAGCCAAAGAAAACGGCGGCGCAATTACCGATGTTCTAGATATTGTTATCTCAGATATTGAGATGCCCCAGATGGACGGTTATACTCTGACCAAGAATATCAAGGATCATTCGGAACTGTCCAAGCTGCCGGTAATTCTTTTTTCTTCCCTGATTACCAAGGGTTTGTACCACAAGGGAGAAGCGGTTAAAGCTGATGATCAGGTCACTAAGCCAGAATTTAATGAACTCACCGGACGGGCCATCGCTTTAATTGAAAAGTATAGAAATTCTGGGATCTCCATTTAG
- the groL gene encoding chaperonin GroEL (60 kDa chaperone family; promotes refolding of misfolded polypeptides especially under stressful conditions; forms two stacked rings of heptamers to form a barrel-shaped 14mer; ends can be capped by GroES; misfolded proteins enter the barrel where they are refolded when GroES binds): protein MAKAIEFDVTARDRLKKGVDTLAEAVKVTLGPKGRNVVIEKSWGAPTITKDGVTVAKEIDLEDKFENMGAQMVKEVASKTNDIAGDGTTTATVLAQSIFEEGVKLVAAGRNPMSIKRGIDSAVEAIVEELGKLAKPTRDKAEIAQVGTISANSDSTIGEILAEAMDKVGKEGVITVEEAKSMKTELDVVEGMQFDRGYLSPYFATDTDKMVCEFEDPMILLCEKKISNMKELLPILEQVLKMSRPLLIVAEDVDGEALATLVVNRLRANLNVCAIKAPGFGDRRKEMLKDIATLTGATVVSEDIGLSLDTMTVDGLGTAKRVRIDKENTVIVDGAGAVEEIKGRVKQIEAQIADSSSDYDREKLQERLAKLVGGVAVIKVGAATEIEMKEKKARVEDALNATRAAVEEGIVAGGGTALVRCAKVLDDLKAGNDDELAGINIIRRAAQQPLRMIAANAGFEGSVVVEKVAAGKDGFGFNAGTGVYEDLIKAGVIDPKKVTRIALQNAASVSSLLLTTECAIADAEEDEE, encoded by the coding sequence ATGGCAAAAGCAATTGAATTTGACGTAACCGCACGTGACCGCCTTAAAAAAGGCGTTGATACCCTTGCTGAAGCGGTAAAAGTGACTCTCGGACCCAAAGGCCGTAACGTTGTTATCGAAAAATCCTGGGGCGCACCCACCATCACCAAAGACGGTGTGACTGTTGCTAAGGAAATCGATCTCGAAGACAAATTCGAAAACATGGGCGCACAGATGGTTAAGGAAGTAGCTTCCAAAACCAACGACATCGCTGGTGACGGTACTACCACTGCTACTGTTCTGGCTCAGTCCATCTTTGAAGAAGGTGTAAAGCTCGTTGCAGCCGGACGTAACCCCATGTCCATCAAACGTGGTATCGATTCCGCAGTTGAAGCCATTGTTGAAGAACTGGGCAAGCTTGCCAAGCCCACCCGCGACAAAGCTGAAATTGCTCAGGTTGGTACCATCTCCGCCAACAGCGACTCCACCATCGGTGAAATCCTCGCTGAAGCAATGGACAAAGTAGGCAAAGAAGGCGTTATCACCGTTGAGGAAGCCAAGTCTATGAAGACTGAACTCGATGTTGTTGAAGGCATGCAGTTCGACCGCGGCTACCTCTCCCCTTACTTCGCAACTGACACCGATAAAATGGTTTGCGAATTTGAAGATCCCATGATCCTTCTTTGCGAAAAGAAAATCTCCAACATGAAAGAACTGCTGCCCATCCTTGAGCAGGTTCTGAAAATGTCCCGTCCCCTGCTCATCGTCGCAGAAGACGTGGACGGCGAAGCACTCGCAACTCTCGTTGTCAACCGTCTCCGCGCTAACCTGAATGTTTGTGCTATCAAAGCTCCCGGCTTTGGTGACCGCCGCAAGGAAATGCTCAAAGACATCGCAACCCTCACCGGTGCGACTGTTGTTTCCGAAGACATCGGTCTTTCCCTCGACACCATGACCGTTGACGGTCTTGGTACTGCAAAGCGCGTACGCATTGATAAAGAAAACACCGTTATCGTTGACGGAGCCGGCGCAGTTGAAGAAATCAAGGGCCGCGTAAAACAGATTGAAGCTCAGATCGCTGATTCTTCTTCCGACTACGACCGTGAAAAGCTTCAGGAACGCCTTGCCAAGCTGGTTGGCGGTGTTGCAGTAATCAAAGTCGGTGCTGCTACCGAAATTGAAATGAAAGAAAAGAAAGCACGCGTTGAAGATGCTCTGAACGCAACCCGCGCTGCTGTGGAAGAAGGCATCGTAGCTGGTGGCGGTACCGCTCTTGTACGTTGCGCTAAAGTCCTCGACGACCTCAAAGCAGGCAACGACGACGAACTGGCCGGTATCAACATCATCCGCCGCGCTGCACAGCAGCCCCTGCGTATGATCGCTGCCAACGCCGGTTTCGAAGGTTCCGTTGTTGTTGAGAAAGTTGCCGCAGGCAAAGACGGTTTCGGCTTCAACGCTGGAACCGGCGTATACGAAGACCTCATCAAGGCCGGTGTTATCGACCCCAAAAAGGTTACCCGTATCGCACTCCAGAATGCTGCTTCCGTGTCCAGCCTGCTGCTGACCACAGAATGCGCCATCGCCGACGCAGAAGAAGACGAAGAATAG
- a CDS encoding co-chaperone GroES, translated as MNLKPLQDRVLIKRVETEQKTASGIIIPDSAKEKPMKGEVVAAGPGKDNNPMTVKAGDVVLFAKYAGNELKIDADEFIIMREDEILAIVE; from the coding sequence ATGAATCTCAAGCCTTTACAGGATCGCGTACTCATCAAGCGTGTAGAAACCGAGCAGAAGACCGCCAGCGGCATCATCATCCCCGATTCCGCAAAAGAAAAGCCCATGAAAGGTGAAGTTGTTGCAGCTGGTCCCGGTAAAGACAACAATCCCATGACCGTTAAAGCCGGTGATGTAGTTCTTTTCGCCAAATATGCTGGCAATGAACTGAAAATCGACGCTGACGAATTCATCATCATGCGCGAAGACGAAATTCTCGCAATCGTCGAATAA